A window of Microcystis aeruginosa FD4 contains these coding sequences:
- the def gene encoding peptide deformylase — MIFRGKQLILIQMTQVLTITQLGNPILQQKAPALDHLLDSDCQDLIDSLITTVQAAHGVGIAAPQVARSLRLFIVASHPNPRYPDAPIMSPTAMINPRILQVSEEMVKGWEGCLSVPNWRGFVPRHQWIEVAYYDRNGREIRQVFRDFVARIFQHEYDHLEGILFLDRLASPADLYSEEEYQKISNIAEYKR, encoded by the coding sequence ATGATTTTCAGAGGGAAACAATTAATCCTTATACAGATGACACAAGTTTTAACAATCACCCAATTAGGAAACCCAATTCTACAGCAAAAAGCACCAGCGCTCGATCATCTTCTCGATTCTGACTGTCAAGATTTGATCGATTCCCTGATTACCACCGTGCAAGCTGCCCACGGGGTGGGAATCGCCGCACCCCAAGTTGCTCGGTCTCTGCGTCTGTTTATCGTTGCTTCTCACCCCAATCCTCGTTATCCCGACGCTCCGATCATGTCACCCACTGCCATGATTAATCCGCGTATTTTGCAGGTCAGCGAGGAAATGGTCAAGGGTTGGGAAGGTTGTCTCAGTGTCCCCAATTGGCGCGGTTTTGTCCCCCGTCATCAGTGGATTGAGGTGGCCTATTATGATCGCAATGGTCGGGAAATCCGTCAAGTTTTCAGGGATTTTGTCGCACGCATCTTTCAACACGAATACGATCATCTGGAAGGAATCCTCTTTCTCGATCGCCTTGCTTCTCCGGCGGATTTATATTCGGAGGAAGAATATCAAAAAATCAGTAATATTGCTGAATATAAGCGATAA
- the folE gene encoding GTP cyclohydrolase I FolE, producing the protein MTLAKSKAIFDNDDYNHFPEVITEPKSPVSEAEMMQAVRTLLLGLGEEPDREGLRDTPKRVVKALKFLTSGYQQSLDELLNGAVFHENANEMVLIRDIDIFSSCEHHILPIIGRAHVAYIPNGKVIGLSKIARICEMYARRLQVQERLTAQIADALLGLLQPQGVAVVIEATHMCMVMRGVEKPGSWTSTSAVRGIFADSAKTRQEFMSLIRHSPDFH; encoded by the coding sequence ATGACCTTAGCTAAGTCCAAAGCAATTTTCGACAATGATGACTACAATCACTTTCCCGAAGTGATTACCGAACCTAAATCGCCAGTATCGGAAGCCGAGATGATGCAAGCGGTACGAACACTGCTGTTAGGATTAGGAGAAGAGCCCGATCGCGAAGGTTTACGAGACACTCCTAAACGAGTAGTAAAAGCCCTAAAATTTCTCACTTCTGGTTATCAGCAATCCCTAGATGAATTGCTGAATGGGGCAGTTTTTCACGAGAATGCTAACGAGATGGTTTTAATCCGAGACATCGATATTTTTAGCTCCTGTGAACACCATATTTTACCCATTATCGGCCGCGCTCATGTTGCCTATATTCCTAACGGGAAAGTGATCGGTTTATCGAAAATTGCCCGCATCTGTGAAATGTACGCCAGACGACTGCAAGTACAGGAACGTTTAACCGCACAAATTGCCGATGCTTTGCTAGGATTACTGCAACCTCAAGGGGTAGCTGTGGTGATTGAAGCGACTCATATGTGTATGGTAATGCGCGGGGTTGAAAAACCCGGTTCTTGGACTTCTACGAGTGCCGTGCGCGGTATTTTTGCCGATTCTGCTAAGACTCGTCAAGAGTTTATGAGTTTGATTCGTCATAGTCCCGATTTTCACTAA
- the hemB gene encoding porphobilinogen synthase, whose product MLIRPRRLRYTPAIRRLVRETELTVNDLIYPLFIMEGENQKVAIPSMPDCYRYSLDLLLKEVVNAYNLGINAIALFPLIAEDKKDNFGTESYNPDGLVQRTVKAIKKEVPEIIIITDVALDPFSIYGHDGIVQDGKILNDETVQVLVKMSLSQAAAGANFVAPSDMMDGRVGAIRRALDAAGYFDVGILAYTAKYASAYYGPFRDALESAPKFGDKKTYQMDGANSREALREASLDITEGADIIMVKPALAYLDIIRRLRDSSHLPVAAYNVSGEYAMIKAAAKQGWIDEKSLILETLTSMKRAGADLILTYFAADVALMKQESRF is encoded by the coding sequence ATGCTGATTCGTCCCCGTCGTCTTCGTTACACTCCAGCGATTCGCCGTCTTGTTCGTGAAACCGAATTAACCGTTAATGACTTGATTTATCCCCTCTTTATCATGGAGGGAGAAAATCAAAAGGTGGCTATTCCTTCTATGCCCGATTGTTATCGTTATTCCCTCGATTTATTGCTCAAAGAAGTGGTTAATGCTTATAATTTAGGCATTAATGCCATCGCTCTTTTCCCTCTGATTGCCGAAGATAAAAAAGATAATTTCGGTACAGAAAGTTATAATCCCGATGGTTTAGTACAAAGGACAGTGAAAGCGATTAAAAAAGAAGTACCTGAAATAATTATTATTACCGATGTTGCTCTTGATCCTTTTTCAATTTATGGTCATGATGGTATCGTCCAAGACGGTAAAATTCTTAACGATGAAACCGTGCAAGTTTTAGTGAAAATGTCGCTCTCGCAAGCGGCAGCCGGGGCTAATTTCGTCGCTCCTTCCGATATGATGGATGGTAGGGTTGGGGCGATCCGTCGAGCTTTAGATGCGGCTGGCTATTTTGATGTGGGAATTCTCGCTTATACGGCTAAATATGCCTCTGCTTATTATGGTCCCTTCCGAGATGCCTTAGAATCAGCACCAAAATTTGGTGATAAGAAAACCTATCAAATGGATGGGGCTAATAGTCGGGAAGCGTTACGGGAAGCCAGTTTAGACATAACAGAAGGGGCAGATATTATCATGGTTAAGCCCGCTCTTGCTTACCTCGATATTATCCGTCGTCTGCGAGATAGTAGCCATCTTCCCGTTGCCGCTTACAACGTCAGTGGGGAATACGCGATGATTAAAGCGGCGGCAAAACAGGGCTGGATTGACGAAAAAAGCCTGATTTTGGAAACTTTAACCAGTATGAAACGAGCGGGGGCCGATTTGATTTTGACCTATTTTGCTGCCGATGTGGCATTAATGAAACAGGAAAGCCGATTTTAG
- a CDS encoding chromophore lyase CpcT/CpeT: MLKTSIALGFFLTQSLPLNPQVQGVANHLIGVMDTRQQAQTNPRIAKVQMTTCAVNFSPKQDNIYLYQEQAIIDQLNQPYRQRILVIQPSPDNSTVESKAYKLNNAANFINFCNKDLTERNLNVSDLAESVCTVFLKPIAGGYRGETPPQGCPTNARGAVKITNTIILHSQGMDTSDRGYDSLGRQLWGARDNFYQFRWQKP, from the coding sequence ATGCTGAAAACTTCGATCGCCCTAGGATTTTTTCTCACTCAATCTTTGCCCCTTAACCCGCAAGTGCAAGGGGTGGCTAATCATTTAATTGGGGTTATGGATACCAGGCAACAAGCGCAGACTAACCCCCGCATTGCTAAGGTGCAAATGACTACCTGTGCGGTGAATTTTTCCCCTAAACAGGATAATATTTATCTCTATCAAGAACAGGCGATTATCGATCAGTTAAATCAACCCTATCGTCAAAGAATTTTAGTCATTCAACCTAGCCCCGATAATTCCACTGTGGAATCAAAAGCTTATAAGTTAAATAATGCCGCTAACTTTATTAATTTTTGTAACAAAGACTTGACAGAAAGAAATTTAAATGTATCAGATTTGGCTGAGTCGGTGTGTACTGTGTTTTTAAAACCGATAGCGGGGGGTTATCGGGGAGAAACTCCCCCCCAGGGTTGTCCCACTAATGCCAGAGGTGCGGTGAAAATAACTAATACAATTATTCTACATTCCCAGGGCATGGATACCAGCGATCGAGGTTATGATAGCCTTGGCCGGCAGCTGTGGGGTGCGCGGGATAATTTCTATCAATTTCGCTGGCAAAAACCCTAA
- a CDS encoding thioredoxin domain-containing protein yields MANHLAESESLYLRKHAENPIDWWYWCDSALEIARREDKPIFLSIGYSSCHWCTVMEGEAFSDRAIADYLNQYFLPIKVDREERPDIDSIYMQALQLMVGQGGWPLNVFLTPDSLIPFYGGTYFPVQPRFNRPGFLQVLQSIRRYYDEEKEKLSKFTAEILGALRQSAILPRAETNLADPSLLATGIERNTAVIRVNPNNYGRPSFPMIPYSHLALQGSRFGDDFDDSLRQAAYQRGEALALGGIYDHVGGGFHRYTVDSTWTVPHFEKMLYDNGQIVEYLANLWSAGDREAAFERGIKGTVNWLKREMTAPEGYFYAAQDADSFEKATDGEPEEGAFYVWSDLELRDDLSTEELGLLQANFTVTAEGNFEGRNVLQRRQGGELSSEIENMLDKLFIRRYGSSQTQLALFPPARDNQEAKTVSWPGRIPAVTDTKMIVAWNSLMISGLARAFAVFGEPLYWQMATQAAEFILKHQWLDGRFQRLNYQGQASVLAQSEDFAYFIKALLDLQTAKPQETPWLEAAIDLQGEFDRWFWAEDEGGYFNTASDHSLDLIVRERGYTDNATPSANGIAIANLVRLSRLTENLEYLDRAEKALQSFSTILEESPTACPSLFVALDHYRHGFCLRAPESSIERLLGRYLPTVVYRVDASLPPSTFGLICQGLCCLEPAENLEQLDRQIAGVMAGESILLG; encoded by the coding sequence ATGGCTAATCATCTGGCTGAATCTGAAAGTCTTTACCTGCGAAAACACGCCGAAAACCCGATCGATTGGTGGTATTGGTGTGACAGCGCCCTAGAAATTGCCAGGAGAGAAGATAAACCGATCTTTCTCTCGATCGGTTATTCTAGCTGTCATTGGTGTACGGTGATGGAAGGAGAAGCTTTTTCCGATCGGGCTATTGCCGATTATCTCAATCAGTATTTTTTGCCGATCAAAGTCGATCGCGAGGAAAGACCAGACATCGATAGTATCTATATGCAAGCATTGCAGCTGATGGTCGGTCAAGGGGGTTGGCCTCTGAATGTCTTCCTAACACCGGATAGTTTAATTCCCTTCTATGGTGGCACTTATTTTCCCGTGCAACCGCGGTTTAACCGGCCTGGTTTTCTGCAAGTGTTGCAATCGATACGTCGTTATTACGACGAGGAAAAGGAGAAATTAAGCAAATTTACCGCCGAAATACTGGGCGCACTGCGTCAATCGGCTATTTTACCGCGAGCAGAGACCAATTTAGCCGATCCTTCCCTTTTAGCCACAGGAATCGAGAGAAATACGGCGGTGATTCGGGTTAATCCCAATAACTACGGTCGGCCCAGTTTTCCGATGATTCCATATTCTCATCTGGCTTTGCAGGGTAGTCGCTTTGGTGACGATTTTGACGATTCCCTCCGGCAAGCGGCCTATCAACGGGGGGAAGCTCTGGCCTTGGGGGGAATCTATGACCATGTAGGGGGAGGATTCCATCGTTATACGGTGGATTCAACGTGGACAGTTCCCCATTTTGAAAAAATGCTCTACGATAACGGGCAAATTGTCGAATATTTAGCTAATTTGTGGAGTGCTGGTGATCGAGAAGCGGCCTTTGAGAGAGGGATTAAAGGCACGGTTAACTGGCTAAAACGGGAAATGACCGCCCCAGAAGGTTATTTTTATGCGGCCCAAGATGCCGATAGTTTTGAGAAGGCCACGGATGGGGAACCGGAGGAAGGAGCCTTTTATGTCTGGTCGGATTTAGAGTTAAGAGATGATCTCTCGACCGAGGAATTAGGGTTGCTGCAAGCTAATTTTACCGTCACTGCCGAGGGGAATTTTGAGGGACGTAATGTCCTGCAGCGTCGTCAAGGAGGAGAATTATCGTCGGAGATAGAAAATATGCTCGATAAGTTATTTATTCGGCGTTATGGCAGTTCTCAGACCCAATTAGCTCTTTTTCCCCCGGCCAGAGACAATCAAGAGGCGAAAACCGTCTCTTGGCCGGGACGGATTCCGGCGGTAACGGATACGAAAATGATTGTCGCTTGGAATAGTTTGATGATTTCTGGTTTGGCCCGGGCCTTTGCTGTCTTTGGCGAACCTTTGTACTGGCAAATGGCTACTCAAGCGGCCGAGTTTATTCTCAAGCATCAGTGGTTAGATGGACGTTTTCAGCGCTTGAATTATCAGGGTCAGGCCTCGGTTTTAGCCCAATCGGAGGATTTTGCCTATTTTATTAAGGCTTTGCTCGACCTGCAAACGGCTAAACCCCAAGAAACTCCCTGGTTAGAGGCTGCTATCGATTTGCAAGGGGAATTTGATCGCTGGTTTTGGGCTGAGGATGAGGGGGGATATTTTAATACCGCTTCCGATCATAGTCTCGATCTGATCGTGCGAGAACGGGGTTATACGGATAATGCCACCCCTTCAGCCAATGGAATTGCGATCGCTAATTTAGTTCGTCTGTCGCGATTGACGGAAAATCTAGAATATCTCGATCGGGCCGAAAAGGCCTTGCAATCTTTTAGTACCATCCTAGAAGAGTCCCCCACCGCTTGCCCCAGTTTATTTGTCGCTCTCGATCACTATCGTCACGGTTTCTGCCTGCGCGCCCCGGAAAGCTCGATCGAGCGGCTGTTAGGTCGCTATTTGCCCACTGTGGTGTATCGAGTCGATGCCAGTTTGCCGCCTAGCACATTTGGGTTAATTTGTCAAGGGTTATGCTGCCTTGAACCAGCAGAAAATTTAGAACAGTTAGACCGACAAATTGCCGGGGTGATGGCAGGGGAGTCAATACTGCTCGGTTAA
- a CDS encoding RNA-guided endonuclease InsQ/TnpB family protein — translation MEKAYSFRIYPTPEQESLLRRTLGCVRLVYNKALHLRTQAWYEKQERVGYAQTSSMLTDWKKQEELDFLNEVSCVPLQQGLRHLQTAFTNFFAGRTKYPNFRKKHQGGSAEFTKSAFKFKDKQIYLAKCTEPLPIRWSRQIPESCEPSTVTVRLHPSGRWHISIRFDDPTIKPLPVTDKAIGIDLGISSLVITSDGDKVSNPKHFKKHYQRLRRASKSLSRKQKGSKNREKARIKVAKIHAQITDSRKDHLHKLTTQLVRENQTIVVENLAVKNLVKNPKLSQAISDVSWGEITRQLAYKCRWYGRNYLEIDRWFPSSKRCSNCGYIAEKMPLNIREWDCPDCGTHHDRDINASKNILAAGLAVSVCRATIRPEQSKTGAAGAKNPSGQKQKPKS, via the coding sequence ATGGAAAAAGCCTATTCGTTTCGAATTTACCCCACACCCGAACAAGAGTCGCTATTGCGGCGCACTTTGGGCTGTGTAAGATTGGTTTACAATAAAGCTCTCCATCTCAGAACACAAGCATGGTACGAAAAGCAAGAAAGAGTAGGCTACGCTCAAACCTCTTCAATGCTAACTGATTGGAAAAAGCAAGAAGAATTAGACTTTCTCAACGAAGTAAGCTGTGTACCTTTGCAACAAGGGTTAAGACACCTACAAACAGCTTTCACTAACTTCTTTGCTGGTCGTACTAAGTATCCTAACTTTAGGAAAAAACATCAGGGAGGAAGTGCCGAATTTACTAAGTCAGCCTTTAAATTTAAAGACAAACAAATCTATTTAGCTAAATGCACAGAACCTTTACCTATTCGATGGTCAAGACAAATACCAGAAAGCTGTGAACCAAGCACAGTAACAGTCAGATTACATCCTTCTGGACGCTGGCATATCTCAATAAGATTTGATGACCCAACAATTAAGCCATTACCAGTAACAGATAAAGCCATTGGAATTGACTTAGGAATTAGTAGCCTAGTAATTACCAGCGATGGTGACAAAGTGTCTAATCCTAAGCATTTTAAAAAGCATTATCAGAGACTGCGAAGAGCATCGAAAAGCCTTTCTCGAAAACAGAAAGGTTCAAAAAATCGGGAAAAAGCGAGAATCAAAGTAGCCAAAATTCACGCCCAAATTACTGATAGTAGAAAAGACCATTTACACAAGCTAACCACTCAATTAGTTCGTGAAAACCAAACGATTGTAGTTGAGAATTTAGCCGTCAAGAATCTGGTCAAAAACCCGAAATTATCTCAGGCAATATCTGACGTTAGTTGGGGAGAAATAACTCGACAATTAGCCTATAAATGCCGTTGGTATGGGAGAAATTACCTCGAAATAGATAGATGGTTTCCTAGCTCTAAAAGGTGTAGTAATTGTGGGTATATTGCTGAGAAAATGCCGTTAAATATTCGAGAGTGGGACTGTCCAGACTGTGGGACGCACCATGACCGAGATATTAACGCTAGTAAAAATATTTTGGCCGCAGGACTTGCGGTGTCAGTCTGTAGAGCGACCATAAGACCAGAACAGAGTAAAACTGGGGCGGCAGGTGCGAAAAATCCTTCGGGACAGAAGCAGAAACCCAAATCGTGA
- a CDS encoding 5-formyltetrahydrofolate cyclo-ligase: MDSATKKAQLRKQLIAQRRSLPKHIWQENSQQLCKNLQSLPLFQHAKTILAYFSHRQEPDLSSLFCQHHRWGFSRCEGDSLTWHCWSADDPLELNRYGIYEPTAIAPLILPAEVDLLLIPAVACDRQGYRLGYGGGYFDRLLNSPEWQAIPSLGIVFDFAYLDTLPLDTWDQKLPGICTESRTEIF, from the coding sequence ATGGATTCCGCTACCAAAAAAGCCCAATTACGCAAACAACTAATTGCCCAAAGACGATCGCTTCCTAAGCATATTTGGCAAGAAAATAGTCAGCAACTTTGCAAAAATTTACAATCTTTACCCCTCTTTCAGCACGCTAAAACCATTCTCGCTTACTTCAGTCATCGTCAAGAGCCGGATTTAAGTTCCTTATTTTGCCAACACCATCGCTGGGGTTTTTCCCGTTGTGAGGGAGATAGCCTCACCTGGCACTGTTGGAGTGCCGACGATCCCCTAGAATTAAATCGTTATGGCATCTACGAACCAACAGCGATCGCTCCTCTCATTTTACCGGCCGAAGTGGACTTACTGTTAATTCCCGCCGTCGCTTGCGATCGCCAAGGTTATCGCTTAGGCTACGGGGGAGGTTATTTTGATCGTCTCTTAAATTCCCCCGAATGGCAAGCTATCCCCTCGCTCGGGATTGTCTTTGACTTTGCCTATCTCGATACCCTTCCCCTCGATACTTGGGATCAAAAATTGCCAGGAATCTGTACCGAATCAAGAACCGAAATTTTTTAA
- the tadA gene encoding tRNA adenosine(34) deaminase TadA → MWDYLKSIDEKAYEKHRQWMQLALNLAATAGDRGDVPVGAVIVDKQGNLIAQGANCKEKHHDSTAHAEILAIRAASQLLGNWHLNDCTLYVTLEPCPMCAGAIIQARLGLLVYGADDPKTGVIRTVANFIDSPFSNHRLPVIAGILAKESGELLQTWFEKKRNISRSQSR, encoded by the coding sequence ATGTGGGACTATCTAAAGTCTATTGACGAAAAAGCCTATGAGAAACATCGGCAATGGATGCAGTTAGCTTTAAATTTAGCGGCAACTGCGGGGGACCGGGGTGATGTACCTGTGGGAGCGGTTATCGTGGATAAACAGGGCAATTTAATCGCTCAAGGGGCTAATTGCAAGGAAAAACACCATGATTCCACGGCTCACGCTGAAATTCTGGCGATTCGTGCTGCTAGTCAGCTGTTGGGCAATTGGCACTTAAATGATTGTACCCTCTACGTCACCCTCGAACCCTGTCCCATGTGTGCCGGGGCAATCATTCAGGCTAGATTAGGATTATTAGTGTACGGTGCTGACGATCCGAAAACAGGAGTTATCCGCACTGTGGCTAATTTTATTGATAGTCCTTTTTCTAACCATCGTTTACCGGTAATCGCGGGAATTTTAGCTAAGGAATCGGGGGAATTATTACAAACTTGGTTTGAGAAAAAAAGAAATATTTCAAGGAGTCAGTCCCGATGA
- a CDS encoding PEP-CTERM sorting domain-containing protein yields MPNLAVEFNLREDIAGTPGGFLNQNNPLNIGDRFFVQVLMRDIHSNPIGLTGSAINLNFEANKIQNIDIPFNPVDDNSPLVTANFTLFRGGTLNNINGTITDLGGASFPAAGLGSILGLNQLEQFSLMHFQVIGKGSSNLSLNVDLSQTNFADGTLAANDPTNLSQLIQIVPIVPANDPVTIPEPSLNIGLFILLGVIPVLKKQYAKRV; encoded by the coding sequence ATGCCTAATTTAGCCGTTGAATTTAATCTGAGGGAAGACATCGCAGGAACCCCCGGTGGATTCCTTAATCAAAATAATCCCTTAAATATAGGCGATCGCTTTTTTGTTCAAGTCTTAATGAGGGATATTCATAGTAATCCTATCGGATTAACTGGTAGTGCTATCAATCTCAATTTTGAAGCCAACAAAATCCAAAATATTGACATTCCTTTTAATCCAGTTGATGATAACAGTCCCTTAGTTACTGCTAACTTTACTCTCTTTCGGGGAGGAACCTTAAATAACATTAATGGGACAATTACCGACTTAGGGGGAGCATCTTTTCCTGCTGCCGGTTTAGGTTCAATCTTGGGACTGAATCAACTAGAACAATTTAGCTTAATGCACTTTCAAGTTATCGGAAAAGGTAGCTCTAATTTAAGCCTAAATGTAGATTTGAGTCAAACAAATTTTGCTGATGGAACCTTAGCCGCTAATGATCCAACTAATCTAAGTCAATTAATTCAAATTGTCCCTATTGTCCCCGCCAATGACCCTGTAACTATACCTGAACCCAGTCTAAATATAGGTTTATTTATCCTACTAGGCGTTATACCTGTTCTCAAGAAACAGTATGCCAAAAGAGTGTAG